In a single window of the Melissococcus plutonius ATCC 35311 genome:
- the rplW gene encoding 50S ribosomal protein L23 — protein sequence MNLLDIIKRPMITEKSMLAMDDKKYSFEVDTHANKTLVKQAVEAAFDVKVKNVNIMNIRPKFKRMGKYTGYTRKRRKAIVTLTEDSKEIQLFENAE from the coding sequence ATGAATTTACTAGATATTATTAAACGCCCAATGATTACAGAAAAATCCATGCTTGCAATGGATGACAAGAAATACTCTTTCGAAGTAGACACACATGCGAACAAAACATTAGTAAAACAAGCCGTTGAAGCTGCTTTTGATGTGAAAGTGAAAAATGTAAACATTATGAACATACGTCCAAAATTCAAACGTATGGGTAAATATACTGGTTATACAAGAAAACGTCGTAAAGCAATCGTAACACTAACAGAAGATTCAAAAGAAATTCAACTTTTTGAAAATGCTGAATAA
- the rplB gene encoding 50S ribosomal protein L2: MAIKKYKPTTNGRRNMTSSDFAEITTSTPEKTLLQPLKNNAGRNNNGRITVRHQGGGHKRQYRIIDFKRNKDNINALVKSIEYDPNRSANIALIHYEDGVKAYILAPKGLQVGMNVVSGANADIKVGNALPLENIPVGTVIHNIEMKPGKGGQLIRSAGTSAQVLGKEGKYVLIRLNSGEVRMILATCRATIGAVGNEQHELINIGKAGRSRWMHKRPTVRGSVMNPNDHPHGGGEGKAPIGRKAPVSPWGQPAIGYKTRNKKAKSNKLIVRRRTK, translated from the coding sequence GTGGCGATTAAAAAATACAAACCGACCACAAATGGCCGTCGTAATATGACAAGTTCTGATTTTGCTGAAATCACTACTTCAACCCCAGAAAAAACATTGTTACAACCATTGAAAAACAATGCTGGTCGTAACAATAATGGTCGTATTACAGTTCGTCATCAAGGTGGTGGTCATAAACGTCAATATCGAATCATTGATTTCAAACGTAATAAAGATAATATCAATGCGCTTGTTAAATCAATTGAATATGATCCAAATCGTTCGGCTAACATTGCTTTAATTCACTATGAAGATGGAGTGAAAGCTTATATTTTAGCACCAAAAGGATTACAAGTAGGCATGAATGTTGTTTCTGGTGCCAATGCGGATATTAAAGTTGGGAATGCACTTCCTCTAGAAAATATTCCAGTCGGTACAGTTATTCATAATATTGAAATGAAACCAGGAAAAGGCGGTCAATTAATTCGTTCTGCTGGAACAAGTGCACAAGTACTTGGTAAGGAAGGGAAATACGTATTAATTCGTTTAAATTCTGGTGAAGTTCGCATGATTTTAGCTACTTGCCGAGCAACAATTGGGGCAGTTGGCAATGAACAACATGAATTAATCAACATTGGTAAAGCAGGTCGTTCTCGTTGGATGCACAAACGTCCAACTGTTCGTGGTAGTGTAATGAATCCAAACGATCACCCACACGGTGGTGGTGAAGGTAAAGCACCAATTGGACGTAAGGCTCCTGTTTCTCCATGGGGACAACCAGCTATTGGCTACAAAACACGTAATAAAAAAGCAAAATCAAATAAACTTATTGTTCGTCGTCGTACGAAGTAA